From Halodesulfovibrio aestuarii DSM 17919 = ATCC 29578, the proteins below share one genomic window:
- a CDS encoding peptidase U32 family protein, translating to MTKKLPELLCPAGDMDRLDSALLYGADACYLGGKKHSLRASSGGFDWEELETACSKAHAKNASIYYTLNILPHEQHLAGVEESLEHLAESSVDGLIIADPGVLRMARRIAPQKSIHLSTQANTSNSEAVGFWHDLGIERVNVARELGAHAISKLTKAYPAMEFEVFVHGAMCLALSGRCLLSSWMNQRPANLGECTHPCRFEYKGIEIQDMRLTVEEGMREGPTWDITHEGPHSAFWAPEDLCLVKYMRWFCQNNVASLKIEGRMKTPSYVAHVVDVYRTAINDVASKQFRYDEYIRELQNTASRNLSTGFFLPKGHRKSVSPLPKKDCTPIVAKLVQKEDDSKWQIAVRSPFRADRPVQVMVPGLKRPVLPVGSFQLENHRGEAVDVVHPGMFGFIRCESPDFAEGLFLRG from the coding sequence ATGACGAAAAAATTGCCTGAACTGCTTTGTCCGGCAGGAGATATGGACAGACTTGATTCAGCACTGCTTTACGGTGCTGATGCCTGCTACCTTGGTGGAAAGAAACATAGCCTGCGCGCGAGCTCCGGCGGTTTTGACTGGGAAGAACTGGAAACTGCTTGTTCTAAAGCGCATGCAAAAAATGCTTCCATTTATTATACCCTTAATATTCTGCCACATGAACAGCATCTTGCCGGTGTGGAAGAATCTCTCGAACATCTTGCGGAATCCAGCGTAGATGGGCTCATTATCGCTGATCCCGGTGTGCTTCGTATGGCACGTCGTATTGCTCCGCAGAAGTCTATCCATCTCAGCACGCAAGCTAACACTTCCAACAGCGAAGCCGTGGGCTTCTGGCATGATCTCGGAATCGAGCGTGTTAACGTTGCACGAGAACTTGGTGCACATGCTATCAGTAAGCTGACTAAAGCATATCCCGCAATGGAGTTTGAAGTGTTTGTGCATGGTGCCATGTGTCTTGCACTCTCCGGTCGCTGCCTTCTGTCTTCATGGATGAACCAGCGTCCTGCGAACCTCGGGGAATGCACGCATCCGTGCCGGTTTGAATACAAGGGCATTGAAATACAGGATATGCGTTTGACCGTTGAAGAAGGTATGCGCGAAGGCCCGACATGGGATATTACCCATGAAGGCCCTCATAGTGCATTCTGGGCACCGGAAGATCTCTGTCTTGTTAAATACATGCGCTGGTTCTGCCAAAATAATGTTGCGTCACTTAAAATAGAAGGGCGTATGAAAACTCCAAGCTACGTGGCACACGTAGTGGATGTTTATAGAACCGCCATTAATGACGTAGCCTCCAAACAGTTCCGTTACGATGAGTACATCCGGGAATTGCAGAACACTGCATCAAGAAATTTAAGTACAGGCTTCTTCCTGCCAAAAGGTCACAGAAAATCTGTGTCTCCATTGCCGAAGAAGGACTGTACTCCAATCGTCGCAAAGCTCGTGCAAAAAGAAGATGATAGCAAATGGCAAATCGCCGTGCGTTCTCCTTTCAGAGCTGACAGACCTGTGCAAGTCATGGTCCCCGGGCTTAAACGTCCTGTGTTGCCGGTAGGTAGCTTCCAGCTTGAAAATCATCGCGGCGAAGCCGTCGATGTTGTGCATCCGGGCATGTTCGGATTTATCCGTTGCGAAAGCCCAGACTTCGCAGAAGGTCTTTTCCTTCGCGGCTAG
- a CDS encoding glycogen/starch/alpha-glucan phosphorylase has product MPKEVKDYLRLLDKPLDESEAPEARNSALGEDALWHVLYSLGQDNTHLTERKCYWGLVLAVRDRMLEKWSEVQRRYYKNDDKRLYYLSLEFLPGKFLRGNLLALGLENEAHEFLRERGFSLDEIIAKECEPGLGNGGLGRLASCYMDSMATYGLPAYGYGIRYSYGLFRQEIRNGQQVEQPDNWLHEGTHWLIPRPYKLYPVRFYGTVYEWLDDNGILRHDWRGGDLVMAMANDVLVPGYRNGHVNSVRLWEARPHKEFVLSSFNAGDYIGSVQEKISDENISMVLYPSDDAPEGKTLRLKQQYFFVAATMHDMVRRFKKLNKPWDQLPEKNVVQLNETHPSIAIPELMRILLDEELLSWEEAWYICQKLFAYTNHTVLPEALETWTVELMEKLLPRHMQIIYEINRRFLEDVRLHFRDEPDLPSRVSLITAGPEPRVRMSHLAIVGSFSVNGVSALHTQILRDRVFHDFIRIFPDRFNNKTNGVTPRRWLRQCNVPLSWLLSEHLGCGWVTDLNQLEKLRELVDVEEFRHDWEQCRLTNKKRLADYIEKMNGITVNPHSIFDVQVKRFHEYKRQLLNILHIISLYNNIRKKPEVKMQPCTFIFGGKAAPSYRMAKDIIYLINCVARRVNSDPHTRNFLKVIFLANYNVSLAQLLVPATDVSEQISTAGYEASGTGNMKFALNGALTLGTRDGSNIEIAERVGDGNIYLFGLCEQEVIDLRRRGYDPWDIYKNDSELREVLDMINSDQFTPGDPTAFSSIFNSLLSGGDPFMILADYRAYVEAHKRIAHEYVDRELWIKKSIMNTAGMGFFSSDRAIKEYSEGIWDIAPDV; this is encoded by the coding sequence ATGCCGAAAGAAGTTAAAGATTATCTCAGATTGCTGGATAAACCACTGGATGAATCAGAAGCTCCGGAAGCGCGCAACTCCGCACTCGGAGAAGATGCTCTGTGGCATGTTTTGTATTCACTAGGGCAGGATAATACGCACCTCACCGAACGAAAATGTTATTGGGGACTTGTGTTGGCTGTGCGTGATCGTATGCTGGAAAAATGGTCGGAAGTACAGAGACGATATTATAAAAACGATGATAAGCGGTTGTACTATCTTTCGCTTGAGTTTTTGCCCGGTAAATTTTTGCGTGGGAATTTATTGGCATTAGGGTTGGAAAACGAAGCGCATGAATTTTTACGGGAGCGTGGCTTTTCGTTAGATGAAATTATTGCGAAAGAATGCGAGCCGGGGTTGGGCAATGGCGGTTTGGGTCGTCTGGCCTCGTGTTATATGGATTCGATGGCAACGTATGGGTTGCCCGCTTATGGGTATGGCATTCGCTATTCGTATGGCTTGTTCAGGCAGGAAATTCGCAATGGGCAGCAAGTGGAACAGCCGGACAACTGGTTACATGAAGGCACTCATTGGCTTATTCCCCGTCCTTACAAGTTGTATCCTGTTCGCTTTTACGGGACAGTTTATGAGTGGTTGGATGATAATGGCATATTGCGTCATGACTGGCGTGGCGGTGATCTTGTTATGGCCATGGCGAATGATGTGCTTGTTCCGGGCTACCGCAACGGGCACGTGAACAGCGTCCGGTTATGGGAAGCTCGTCCGCATAAAGAATTTGTGCTGAGTTCGTTTAATGCTGGCGACTATATAGGCTCTGTTCAGGAAAAAATATCGGATGAGAATATTTCCATGGTGCTGTATCCCAGCGATGATGCTCCAGAAGGAAAAACTCTTCGCTTAAAGCAGCAGTATTTTTTTGTAGCTGCAACTATGCACGATATGGTGCGCCGTTTTAAAAAGCTCAACAAGCCTTGGGATCAGTTACCGGAAAAAAATGTCGTACAGCTTAATGAGACGCATCCTTCCATTGCTATTCCGGAGCTGATGCGCATTTTGCTGGATGAAGAACTCCTATCGTGGGAAGAGGCTTGGTATATTTGTCAGAAACTTTTTGCGTATACTAACCACACCGTTTTACCGGAAGCGCTGGAGACTTGGACTGTAGAGCTGATGGAGAAGCTGCTTCCGCGGCATATGCAGATTATTTATGAAATTAATCGCCGTTTTCTTGAAGATGTGCGATTGCATTTTCGTGATGAACCGGACTTACCATCTCGAGTGTCTCTCATTACCGCCGGGCCGGAACCAAGAGTGCGGATGAGTCATTTAGCCATTGTCGGAAGCTTTAGCGTTAACGGCGTATCTGCGTTACACACACAAATTTTGCGGGATCGTGTATTTCATGATTTCATTAGAATTTTTCCAGACAGGTTCAATAATAAAACCAACGGGGTTACACCGCGCAGATGGTTGCGTCAGTGTAACGTGCCGTTGTCGTGGTTGTTGAGTGAACATTTAGGATGTGGCTGGGTAACAGACCTCAATCAGCTGGAGAAGCTTCGCGAACTGGTAGATGTTGAGGAATTTCGGCATGACTGGGAGCAGTGCCGTTTAACAAATAAAAAACGTCTTGCAGATTACATTGAAAAAATGAATGGCATTACGGTTAACCCGCATAGCATATTCGATGTGCAAGTGAAGCGTTTCCATGAATACAAGCGTCAGCTATTGAATATTCTGCACATAATTTCGCTTTACAATAATATCCGGAAGAAACCTGAAGTGAAAATGCAGCCCTGTACATTTATCTTCGGCGGAAAGGCGGCACCAAGTTACCGGATGGCAAAGGATATAATATATCTCATTAATTGCGTAGCACGGCGGGTTAATTCTGATCCGCATACCCGTAACTTTTTGAAAGTCATTTTTCTTGCGAACTATAATGTATCGTTGGCGCAGCTTCTTGTTCCGGCAACAGATGTTTCTGAGCAAATTTCTACAGCAGGGTATGAGGCGTCCGGTACTGGTAATATGAAGTTTGCACTTAATGGAGCGTTGACCCTTGGAACGAGAGATGGTTCGAATATAGAGATTGCTGAGCGTGTTGGAGATGGGAACATCTATCTCTTTGGGTTGTGCGAGCAGGAAGTTATAGATCTCCGGAGACGAGGATACGATCCCTGGGATATCTATAAAAATGACAGTGAACTGCGTGAAGTCTTGGATATGATTAATTCCGATCAGTTTACACCTGGTGATCCGACTGCCTTCAGTTCAATTTTCAATTCGTTGTTGAGTGGTGGTGACCCCTTTATGATTCTGGCAGATTACCGTGCGTATGTGGAAGCACATAAGCGTATTGCCCATGAATATGTTGATCGTGAGTTATGGATAAAAAAATCTATTATGAACACTGCAGGTATGGGGTTCTTTTCCAGTGACCGAGCCATAAAGGAATATAGTGAGGGTATCTGGGATATAGCGCCGGATGTTTAA
- a CDS encoding Hsp20/alpha crystallin family protein, which translates to MVINYGSFYDFPHLFDQLMDDLHDPQLTAPRRATYPPLYISEDDTHVFVRALLPGAAMEDVELIIEDNTLVLRGELKPIQGKYHQQERPTGAFQRLVKINVPIHKDGITATMKSGMLFVQLPKSTAMQPRTIHIQPR; encoded by the coding sequence ATGGTTATTAATTATGGATCGTTTTACGACTTCCCCCATCTGTTTGATCAACTGATGGACGACTTGCACGACCCGCAGCTTACTGCCCCGCGACGCGCCACGTATCCTCCGCTATACATCAGCGAGGATGATACACACGTGTTTGTTCGGGCGCTGCTTCCGGGTGCTGCAATGGAAGACGTTGAGTTGATTATTGAAGACAATACGCTAGTCCTTCGGGGCGAGCTTAAACCGATTCAAGGAAAATACCATCAACAGGAACGCCCGACTGGAGCCTTCCAACGACTGGTAAAAATCAACGTTCCTATCCATAAAGATGGCATCACAGCCACCATGAAATCCGGCATGCTGTTTGTTCAGCTCCCTAAATCCACGGCAATGCAGCCGCGCACAATCCATATTCAACCAAGGTAG
- a CDS encoding Trm112 family protein, producing MTVQADLLKILACPKCKNSLKLTEEKDGLSCSKCNVVYPIREDIPVMLVEEAISQEDWDNGTRDARK from the coding sequence GTGACTGTACAAGCTGATTTATTGAAGATACTTGCCTGCCCTAAGTGCAAAAATTCTCTTAAACTTACTGAAGAAAAAGACGGGCTGTCCTGCTCAAAATGCAATGTTGTATACCCTATTCGCGAAGATATTCCTGTAATGCTGGTTGAAGAAGCCATTTCTCAGGAAGATTGGGACAACGGAACACGCGACGCACGTAAATAG
- a CDS encoding DEAD/DEAH box helicase, whose amino-acid sequence MTTPETNANELEKETETAETEQVSFDQFSFDQRIRSGIAACKFSTPTPVQQAVIPALLNRQDTIALANTGTGKTAAFLLPLLQHLATEEALKRGPVRALILAPTRELALQIQKTCIALGQQTGYRCGAVYGGAGAAPQKKAAAASTIIVATPGRLLDFINQKEIRLGGIDTLIIDEADRMFDLGFLPEIQKILDHVPSKRVTAFFSATMPKPIEHLACTYTKDPKVIDVRTEEAKPDITHELFTVPPHLKKKLLLALMPLLLSDSDDLVHKQKRAEHSPHSKEDGGIIIFANTKETCRELERMLSGKFGEVAALHSDLSQSKRNKMLEKMQTGEARILVATDLVARGIDLDHITHIIQFDTPDSPDKYIHRVGRTARAYRKGTAITLIGEKELMTMLQMEQEIGKSFALRKLGNFNYNEPSGNNKTDSRSDSRRKPSFKRKPQGKPQGKKPNASRSQKPRRKR is encoded by the coding sequence ATGACCACGCCCGAAACAAACGCCAACGAACTTGAAAAAGAAACTGAAACCGCAGAGACAGAACAAGTCTCGTTTGATCAGTTTTCTTTTGACCAGCGAATCCGTTCCGGTATAGCTGCCTGCAAATTTTCTACACCGACTCCGGTTCAACAGGCTGTTATTCCTGCCTTGCTGAACAGACAGGATACTATCGCTCTTGCAAACACAGGCACCGGAAAAACCGCGGCGTTCCTTCTTCCATTGCTTCAGCACTTAGCAACAGAAGAAGCCCTCAAGCGTGGCCCTGTACGTGCACTCATTCTTGCCCCGACACGGGAGCTTGCGCTGCAGATTCAGAAAACCTGCATCGCGCTTGGGCAGCAAACCGGCTACCGTTGCGGAGCTGTCTACGGTGGCGCGGGTGCCGCACCACAAAAAAAAGCCGCTGCTGCGTCTACAATTATTGTAGCAACCCCAGGGCGACTACTTGATTTTATTAATCAAAAAGAAATCCGTCTCGGAGGCATCGACACGCTCATTATTGATGAAGCTGACCGTATGTTCGACCTCGGTTTTTTACCGGAAATCCAGAAAATTTTGGATCATGTTCCGTCCAAGCGTGTCACAGCTTTCTTTTCTGCGACCATGCCAAAACCTATTGAGCATCTGGCATGCACCTATACTAAAGACCCAAAAGTCATTGATGTACGCACAGAAGAAGCAAAGCCGGACATTACACATGAACTCTTCACTGTGCCGCCGCATCTTAAAAAAAAGCTGCTCCTTGCACTCATGCCATTGCTTCTGAGTGACTCTGACGACCTTGTCCACAAACAAAAAAGAGCAGAGCACAGCCCGCATTCAAAAGAAGATGGTGGTATAATCATCTTTGCCAATACAAAAGAAACATGCCGTGAACTTGAACGAATGCTATCGGGAAAATTTGGTGAAGTTGCCGCACTGCACAGTGATCTTTCACAGTCAAAGCGCAACAAAATGCTTGAGAAAATGCAAACAGGTGAAGCTCGAATCCTCGTAGCTACCGACCTTGTTGCACGCGGTATTGATCTCGATCACATCACGCATATTATTCAGTTCGACACCCCTGACAGTCCGGATAAATACATCCACCGAGTGGGACGAACAGCACGCGCGTATCGCAAAGGCACCGCCATCACCCTGATAGGTGAAAAAGAACTCATGACTATGCTTCAAATGGAGCAAGAGATCGGCAAGTCCTTCGCGTTGCGCAAACTCGGCAATTTCAATTATAACGAGCCTTCCGGTAACAACAAAACTGACAGCCGCAGCGACTCACGACGTAAGCCTAGCTTTAAACGCAAACCGCAAGGCAAGCCTCAGGGTAAAAAGCCAAACGCCTCGCGTAGCCAAAAGCCACGACGCAAACGCTAG
- a CDS encoding PHP domain-containing protein produces the protein MTRTYIDLHTHSTASDGSDSPEELIKLAKKSNVTTLALTDHDTVAGVEEAVETGNELGVDVIPGCELGVKTDFGEIHLLGLWLDPKASRLQKVMGELREYRASRNKIIVEKLQALGMDITYGEVLEAAGDGSVGRPHIAQVLVNKKYFKSVKNVFEEMLCDGGKAYAPKKVLSPIDGVKLLKEEGATVSWAHMCIHGQSTEYLSDMIATLKPYGLDALEAYHSEHGDASTRLVVELAAVHGLALTGGSDYHGAVKPNIALGRGKGGLYVPHSVLDNLKELRRKQGLPV, from the coding sequence ATGACGCGGACATACATAGACTTACATACGCATTCCACAGCCTCTGACGGAAGTGATTCTCCTGAAGAGCTGATCAAGCTGGCTAAAAAAAGTAACGTAACTACACTCGCCTTAACAGACCATGATACTGTTGCCGGTGTTGAAGAAGCTGTTGAGACAGGTAATGAGCTTGGAGTGGATGTTATTCCCGGTTGTGAACTGGGGGTGAAGACGGATTTCGGCGAAATTCACCTTCTTGGTTTGTGGCTTGATCCCAAGGCTTCAAGATTACAAAAAGTAATGGGCGAATTACGCGAATATAGAGCAAGCCGTAATAAAATTATTGTCGAAAAGCTGCAAGCGCTCGGTATGGATATTACCTACGGAGAAGTTTTGGAAGCAGCAGGCGATGGGTCTGTCGGGCGTCCGCATATTGCACAGGTTCTCGTGAATAAAAAATATTTTAAAAGCGTAAAAAATGTTTTTGAAGAAATGTTGTGCGATGGGGGCAAAGCATATGCGCCTAAAAAAGTGCTCAGTCCTATCGATGGTGTTAAGCTGTTGAAAGAGGAAGGAGCCACAGTATCATGGGCGCATATGTGTATTCACGGTCAATCTACCGAATACCTCAGCGATATGATCGCAACGTTGAAGCCGTATGGACTGGATGCGTTGGAAGCGTACCACAGTGAACACGGTGATGCTTCTACAAGACTGGTAGTTGAACTTGCAGCCGTTCATGGACTTGCACTCACCGGCGGTTCGGACTATCACGGCGCGGTGAAGCCCAATATTGCGCTAGGACGTGGTAAGGGTGGATTGTACGTGCCGCACAGTGTGCTTGATAACTTAAAAGAACTACGCCGCAAGCAGGGGCTCCCTGTTTAG